From Solea senegalensis isolate Sse05_10M linkage group LG16, IFAPA_SoseM_1, whole genome shotgun sequence:
TTCTTATACTGTTTTAGTGTGTTCACGTGTGGTGGTGTGTTCTGCATTCAATAAAAtaccttaaaaaaatatataccaCTGGGTTGCAGGTGTTCATGTTTGATTGAATgacaagtgtgtgagtgtgtgcgagtgagtaagacgacgacgacgacgacaaaaaaaaaacaaacacttttacatcacacttatgattagcacttcatagtttggcttacttgaagctcttacttacttctagctcttatttgtacccaaatgtttaaatgcaattgtaagtcgctttggataaaagcgtgtgctaaatgacatgtaatgtaatgagtgTCCAGGTGGATCCTCAGAGCTGATTGGTCCAGTATAAAAGGCCTGATCGCAACAGCTGCCGTGACTTCTCTTGAACCGACATGTTGCACTAGACCCTTTCGTAGTAGACAAACATCCCAAGCCTAGCGAGAATGCGcgcgcagtttggggtcagaaaacgtcGCAACAGGTAAGCGAAGAGCATGTATGTCCACGGTCCTCCACCGAATCATTCAGAATATGTTCTTTCGTTGCCGATTAAGGACCGCAAACAAAACCTATAGTAGGCTACTAGCCGACGGCAATAGTCTGCCTGACCCAGCTTCCATAAAAGATTGGGTAGAAGATATTAGCAAGTGGCCAGCTACCTCTCTAACTCTTACAAGGAATGTTTTTAGCACACCGTGTTTACTTGTCAACGCGCTAGCTCCCTAGTGAGCTAGCTAGCAAACAAGCTAGCTATGTCCAAGACCACAACATAACTTTAGGCAGCATAGGTCTCATatacgtacagtatgtgcattgacacacatttctgtgaaatccagACTTTCTGCTTCATCTAACAGAAagagctgataaatgataacTTACATGAAATAAAGTGAGTGCTACAAACGCGAGCCTCTTTGACTGCAGTAGCATCAGCccagtcttctctttttaatgcttGGAGCCACCTGACgatgtctatttattttttttgaaagggaTGAGATCCTGTAGGGATTGTGAAGAACTTGACACCCTTGATGGTTCTATTTTCACAGCCAACTACGCTACAAGTGGGCGTCTTATGTGTTGGACTGTTGTACAAGTTAATGGtacgagtgtgttttctgaccccaaactgcgcgCGCACATTTCTACGAGTACTGAGCAGGGCCGTATCTAGCTTTGTGGGGGCCCTATGCAAGATGCTGTTTGCCAAACTACAATGGAGAGATTCCTAAACCTTCAGATCAGGTATGTCCAAAATCCCGTGACCCGCAGCTtctgttttataaaatattatCTATGTTAGCTCTGCTGCTTAAGAGTTGCGCTTTTGTCCAGAGTTCAGAGTTCAGGGTTCACAACCCAGATGCATGCGTTCACCTCTGTTGTTacagatgtgaaagaaaatgttttacgTGGCTTGGATTTAGTTCCATTGCCGTTTAGAAATGGTAATGGTGACAAGGAATCTTCACTATCAAATCTGGCTTTTGTACCTGTGACATTACAACgattttgattttttaattATGTCACTAAACCACCAGCCACAGCTTTTCACTGaagcttattttatttctacCCTACATTTAAAAGAGGATTTAAAAACCACATGAGACAGCCACAGATAAAGACAGGTCATCATTATGCTCCTCAGATGAGGCTGATGAGGCATGCAGCtttggggccccctggtggcttggGGGCACTATGCATTTGCATAGTCTGCCTAATAATATAGGAAGGAATTTTCTATGATACTGAGGCTATTTTTATACTTGTATTGTTTCCACACAAAAGCGAAAGCAGGGAGATCATgaaagcacacgcacacacacacacacacacatacacaaggccactgtgtgttaaatgtcacattatctGAAAGGATCAAAAGCCGATGTGACAAGAGTTCAGGTGTAATGTTGcactgaattgaattgttaTATGTGTATTTACGCCTCATAACCTTGTAGTTAAATAAGACCAACGTCATAGATTGAAAAGgattggtttgtgtttgtattcagACAAAAAAAGGGAATGAACTTCTGACACATTTTGATAATCGTCTCGTTCTTatgtttcttttaattattattattattattattattattattactattaattaCTGATGAAATTTACATTAATAAGGAGAAGGGTCACGTTTTGTCATGGGACAAAATATTTCAGATCTGTACCTTTTATTAAGGCAATaaacacatgtatttacatGTCACATTACAAAAGGAAGGCATGATTTATATTACAAATTCTCATTGAATTCTCAAAGTTAtacttgatttctttttctttttaatgaatagaacaacatatatatataaatatacattgaGCTCACTCAGATTGACACTAGGCAAATTGTTCTCTGTTGTAAACGGGGCTTAAATTTGGTGCACGCACTAATTTCACTGAGATACTTGATTTCGTGTTGATTTTGAAGTGATCCTGTCAGAGGGTGATACGAGTCTGTTCTGCTGTGATTGTGGCAGCGTGGAGTCAGCTGGCGTCAGATGTAGAAGTAGTTCTCGGCGGGCTCTCCGCCCTCCACCATCTCACTCAGCTGCTTGTTTATTGATTCCTGCAGAGATCCCACAGAGAGTTCGAACGCTGGACTGGACGCCGGCGAGCTCGCTGGGATCTCCAGGAGAACGTCGGACGCCTCTGCGTCCACTAACTGCTCCCCTTCGCTCAGGCTCAGTCTGTATGTTTCTTCTGTCTCCGCGCCGGCTGTTTCCTTAGCGACAGTTTCCAGGGcaacctcctcctcagcaggCATGTCCTGCACCGCTATGTCGTCTCCTCCTTTGGAGGCCTTGAGCGCAGTCACTTTCTCGATTTCTTGAACTAGTTCCTCGTTGTGCTCCTTCCACTGACGATACGTCAAGGCTGACAGATCGGAGTTCTCCAAGATCTTGTTGATCTGCTGCAACTCGGCTTCTTTTGCCTGCAGAGAAAAACGGGGGGCTTTCATTTACATGGATTTGGCATGGAATTTGTATATTCTTGAATTAAAAAGCTCCAAATATTgataaaatgaatgattgtCTCCTCACCTTCAGAGTGCTCTGCAGGACCCGAAGTGTGTGCACCTTCTCGTTTATGACCGGGTTCTTGTTGCGTCGGATGAACGACCTCCTAAAGTGGTCGTGGGTGAGCGGCTGCTCTTGGCCGATCAGAGAAACTCCTCCTTCCTTTATGTTGTTGATCATCTTACCCATCTCATCTTCTGTCATGCCTTTCGCACGAGGAACGGGACGCAGATGGAGGAGTGCGACAATGACGGGAGAAATGACAGCAACATGTCATTGAGTAGaaaaaattgtcttttttccaaaaaaaccccacccAATAACAGAAATGAatcagtgaagaagaaaaatcaaataAGAGAGGACAAACCTGCTACTTTGCTGCCCCCTGTTGAAGGACTTGGCGGAGACACCTTGGTTGTCTTTGTCTTGGGGCGTGGCAGAGTGTTGGACTGCACTTTCTAGACGACCATGATAAACACATTAGGGTCTGAATGACACCGTGAACGATGTAGACGTGTGATTACGCACGTGTCCGACTGACCTTGTTCCTTCTGCGGGGCGAAGGCGAACTCTCACTTTCGGATTCAGTCTCACTGTAACACTCTGTTGACACATGAGCACgcgtgttaaaataaaataaacaaaaatgctaTTATACTTCAGCATACAAACAGTCAATATGTGCAACGTTCAGCTCctcctgattttctttttttttttccctggcaAGTGTCAAAAATCACAGATTACGACGCaggtaaccatagcaacagtaAGTATTCCCCATTGTGTGTTGTCACAGGTCTCTTGCCTTAAACTATTTAACAAAGATAAAATACAGATCTTTGATAATAATTACTGTCAATAACAGACTATGTCTGCataattgaacatttttaaattgatatATTCAGAGTAGTTCTTTGGTGATGTGGTGAACTTACCCTCCTCACTGTCGGGGCCTTTACAGagctttttgtgtgtctgtatggcTGTGATCAGACAGTTAATCCACctagaaattaaaataacaagCTTTATTGGCATCAACTACAAACCTAATATATCTCTTgattatataattaatatacaCATGTTCAGATATCAACATCAGATGGTCATGACTAAAAACTGCGTTACAAAAAGCCACCTGTAGGAGGCAGTGCAGGCCAACACCTGTTACAGTGTGATGTAACGTCTGTGCTTACACTGtctgcatgaaaacaaacgAATGACAACTTTTATATTAGAGCAACACAGTCTTGAATGAGTTCACTGCTTGTTGCGCCCCGGAcgacaggaaaaacaaagagtggCGGGACTCACTTGCTCATTTCAGTGACATTGTCGGCAGCGAAGAAGAAGTTGTGGAACCTCTGGTGACACATTTTGAACACGCtggcggagagagagagcagaccGAGAGGCCGTCAGTGACGTGACGTCAACGCACGAGAAtcacaaaagagaaaacacttCTCCATTCCCTCCCCCGTGTTAAAATTAATGGAATTCCATAAACTCATGAAATATAGACACCGTTTTCTTTAACAGCAGTAAAAAGACGAGAAAATGCACCATGAGAGAAACTATTACAtgaaaggaatacttcactgattagcagttagctttgtattactagaataggggtagtatttttgaagaattgtgcttcttttttttttggtacgtgcccaccagtgacacttggtccgagccttgaaactgcaacgctaattctgcactttttagacccaccctgaatgtaaacagtgtctgccatctttgctaacagctacgctaacaggaccaagtgtcactggtgggcacgtaacaaagaaaagaatgaaggaaggaaactgatgttgggaagcacactttttcaaaaatactacccctattctagtaatacaaagctaaatgctaatcgatgaagtattcctttaatcaTACAAAGTATTTCTTCTCTAAAAATCCTTACTATTTTCTCTTGTGCTCTCCGGCGCTCTCTATGGCGTAGCTGGATATATCAACAAAACCCTCTGCCTTTTCTTcctgcacagagaaaaacaacatttgagttaGACTGACTGAGAACGGTTAAAGTAATAACAAACCgctgtgtcattgttttataAATATCGTTTTAAAACGTGCTGGAAATACAACACTCAGttgtaataaaaatattgaCGTCATAATTGATTTCACTGTCATGTGCGCGCCCACCTGTTGGCTGGTGTACCAGTAAAGTGACGGCGCCTTCAGGACAAACCAGAAGCGCTGCCACTTCTGGGTGAGGAAGACGTtgctctccttcctcttcttccacaGCCAGCCGTCACAGTCGGGCTGACTGAGCTCACGGCAGGAAACGCGGCGCCGACTCAAAGCCGTGTTCATTCCTGTGAGAGAATGAAATGTGGTGGCAAAGTCAGGTATGAGGTCTTAGTTTCGATACAAGTGCTTAATTCTTTATAACGGATCACTGGTCTGTCACTGCTTTTAGGTTTCTGTAGTTACCTGACTCTCAAACTATTGTCTTATTGTAATTTGGATGACTTTTCTTTGTTGCTCTTcggggaaaaaagaaattacaATCTCAATAGAATATATTATCCTcgtgaaataaataatttaaatacatttaataagtATAGCGCACTACACTACACAAAATATTCCTTTGCTTTCACTTggcccttttttattttaggaagaacacaaacaaacaacacttttcatgaagcaAAGCAACAATAAGTTGCTTCTGCTTGAAAATATTGGCACAAATCTAATTTCCATAGATTGCCACAGCATCTGTGGTGGTAAAATCATATGCTGGAACTAAAACCTAGTAATATTTAACAATGGTATAATGCTGAGGTTGACGCCTGCattacagagacaaacaaacacttacagctaatttaatttttgttttttatacttacagagaacacacacaagagaacatgtacacacatacacacacacagaaagaccctcgACACACCGTTATCTGAACCTGgacataaatatgaaaaataacaacattaccTTTTGTAGAGCTCTTCTTAGTCTCTTTATTTCCCTGAAAAAGACAATCCGAGGTCTTTTATTGTTTCAGATGCAGTTTAATAAAACCTCCATTCCCCATTATCACTGAGACCATCATTCATTAGTCCTCTCACCGTGTGTCCCACCATTTCAGGACAGGAACTGACGCTCGCTCTTTCGTGATTGGCTCTGCGGGGTGAAGGACTTCTGAACGGCCCGAAGGAAATGGGCGAGGGACTCCTGCGTCTCGGCGAGAGCCTCGAGATGTCCAGACTCTCAAAGTCACCTGAGAACATTTGTGTGTTGACAGAAACGAGGCTTCgatttaacacacatttgtaaTTCAAGACTGAATTTGTGTCACCAGTCTGACCCACATATACAGCACCCAACAGTCTATGAAAATCTAACTCATTTCTAAATGCAGACCATCATCAAATAAGACTTATACTTGcctcataataataaaaatttacagtgtgttattatgtttacatgctgtggattttcttctttacatagtttaaaattattttatcatatttttcatatgtACATTGGATTTTCCATTGTACATTTATTTgggactttttgttgttttctttacgTTGAATTTTTAGTTCCGTcttttgcttcctgttttattttgaagttttccCCTGTGTGTACCTTGTTTaacttgacttcctgtcctgtcttcccaGTTGATTGAGGCcccgccctgatgtgtttcacctgtgtttgattggcCATGTCTGCCTCTCCgtgtgtgttggtttgttttgtttgttccgGGCGATTTAACGTcacttctgtctgtttctctggttTTTATGTCGCACCGAAGTCGAATTAAGATGGGAGAACGCGGCCGTTAACCTTTGCTGCTAAGTTAACCCTGACTTAAACCGTTTCACGGACTTCAAACCGGGGCGAGAGGACGCGGCTTGGCGAAGTCACGTGCAACTTATTCCTGGTAAGTGTGCGTTCACAGAGGTCGATCGCAGATTTACTGATGTAGAAGTTAAGACATGATTATACTGTAGTTTATAATGGAAACTTATGAAAGGGTATAACTCTTGCCACATTTATAGTCATATCAACCTGTTTTTCATCTACTTAATCTTGTATATAACGTCATATCTATACTTTTCATCAAAACCATATGTGCATATTTGTGTCTATACCTCACTGCTGTGCACTTCTGATCTATACTGTACTGTCCTGTGAACTGAGGTTGGTTTCGTCGtaattcactgtaaaaaaaataaaacttaaaaaaatgaaaaacattattttagttgttagttttagtttgaGATCCTCACTGACCACTGCTCCACTTAAATTATCATATTTGCAATTTAAAAAGTTACCtttcagtttgatttaaaataataatctccttcatgtttctGGGAGGTTGTTTTGATCATATGAGTGAAAACTGTAACACACAGGTGTGTAAAACATGGCCCACGACCACAGTATgtagctgaggcacagctgccagcgaggtgatagaatataaaataatatatgtttgctagcaatgtttttataatagtaataataagacattcggttatAATTgttacattattaaatgtgtcacatACAACATTCAATTACATATGTAAATAAGCATGTTGGGGCCCAAGCCACAAATGGCAGGGACGAaacggcctcaactcaacaggaagtcggcctcatgtctgtgtgcagtcctagtttggtgttttaattacagctgTCCACAGTATCATTTACGTAtataaatgtctctgtttttgatattaattttgcatcatacatAGTATTTtcaacagttgttttttccccactttttgTTCTCTAGGCCGGCCCCTTCTTGACCACActagacactcattggcccccagatcatttgactttgacacccctgctgtaacACATGAGTTTTCCTACTGCGACTGTAAAAGAACGTGAGTTGTGAATTTACTGATTCGTATTTGTATTGAGTGATATTCGTGTGCTATAGCAGTTTATGGCCAGTAGGTGCTCTAGGGTGTCCTGCATGATGTTATTGAAGAGATGTTGACAtacagttgcacacacacacggtgctgTGGTGGTTTCCTCTGCAGCATGTTGTTTACCTGAGGCTGACAGTGGTGACAAACTCTCTTGTTGGTTCTGAGATGAAGAAAGACTCAGGTTCCCCTCCAGCTCCTTGTCAAAGGGTAACTCAGAGTCCTCCTGTCCCATAGGAGGCTGTTGTACCTCTGGCCCGTGGATGGCTTTCCTGTGACgggaaaacaaaatgactgactggagagaaaaaaaaaaaactctggaGAAGAATGTAACCATCTGATGTGGTGTATCAGGACATGACGGGATAATTTACAAACCTAACCCCACCATCCCCGCCTACTCCCTCCATTTATCGGAGCATGTCTGCTCTCCATCACTTAACACTAACTCCTTCTGCCTCTCTATAGCCCCTATCTCTTTCTTCAACACTCCAAacctcctttttatttattcatttcctgtCAGACGTGGGCAGCGGGTGTGCCTGCTGGAATTTAAGGCATTTTGTAGTGTGACCTCATCGCAAACCTAACCTGCTGCTGCCAGATTAAAATCCACAGGGGTTTGTTCCTATGGTTTCAGGCCCAATGATTGTGTAAATCTGGTAAATTATTGAACCAAACTTGGGCCCTGgctgcttccttccttcctgcttGTTTGAGGAATTAAAACACTATATCTCTTATAGTTGCATAGGTGCATGAGAGACCTACTCAAACATAGCTCATTAGCACTACTGTATTTGTAGGTCCAAAAATCCTCCAAGGTACCTTTTCATTTTGACACACCTTTTGTACAGCAATGCTGAGTCATCACTCTCTGTGCA
This genomic window contains:
- the cnksr1 gene encoding connector enhancer of kinase suppressor of ras 1; translated protein: MEPITAWSEQRVSEWLQGLDAPVHQYPVTEWHLSGVDLLQLSSRDLEKLGVYKIGHQELILEAVEKLCSLTYGIGGENLRGRTEKLRAVAHTLQMGIQSRWRQNSYDGRSATKLPGGVLKVVVELITSAKGLFFLLNRYQFLQLSGHATTKDIFSYCRELGEIVQKSATVYEKEKDIISVCRQLVAVCDQILNSNAESLLSHTAQLESVDLVPVAPGDQLGIEIASTGSSNHYVTGTAAELSDDVFVKILAGDEVIQVNDQIVVGWSKANLVKKLRENPNGVTLVLKKIPGSVRRKNPVLQVSSVQEEEEGERSGEEEEEENPRHSIFERVAASVRSLSFRKAIHGPEVQQPPMGQEDSELPFDKELEGNLSLSSSQNQQESLSPLSASGDFESLDISRLSPRRRSPSPISFGPFRSPSPRRANHERASVSSCPEMVGHTGNKETKKSSTKGMNTALSRRRVSCRELSQPDCDGWLWKKRKESNVFLTQKWQRFWFVLKAPSLYWYTSQQEEKAEGFVDISSYAIESAGEHKRKYVFKMCHQRFHNFFFAADNVTEMSKWINCLITAIQTHKKLCKGPDSEEECYSETESESESSPSPRRRNKKVQSNTLPRPKTKTTKVSPPSPSTGGSKVAGMTEDEMGKMINNIKEGGVSLIGQEQPLTHDHFRRSFIRRNKNPVINEKVHTLRVLQSTLKAKEAELQQINKILENSDLSALTYRQWKEHNEELVQEIEKVTALKASKGGDDIAVQDMPAEEEVALETVAKETAGAETEETYRLSLSEGEQLVDAEASDVLLEIPASSPASSPAFELSVGSLQESINKQLSEMVEGGEPAENYFYI